Proteins found in one Sorghum bicolor cultivar BTx623 chromosome 1, Sorghum_bicolor_NCBIv3, whole genome shotgun sequence genomic segment:
- the LOC8081449 gene encoding pentatricopeptide repeat-containing protein At5g02830, chloroplastic translates to MALAMTSSSPQPPSPSHRRRRRSQPATPTPNANPKPKPKPRAKALPLLSDVGVGRDPAAIKYYARVASNLAGAGRLRDFLLAAEGLRAAAGDDPSFAARISARLLSRGVAAAVRERGLPFVLEFFRDAERVRVPAVEMLDADASDTVAGACRMLLEERRMVEFVEVVEALARYGFYVQGIVNPMDVLKIFVKQRNPDIAIRYARIFPNSQLLLCNTMEAFGKRKELKNALLVFGALKDQLGGINMFACRSIIDICGHCGSSVQARIIFEGLLADKITPNTYVFNSLMNVNAYSLSYNFSVYKHMQNLSVPPDLTSYNILLKTCCNAREFNLAQEIYEEMKKKERNGLLKLDVFTYSTMIKVFADAKVWKMASNIKEDMQVNGIRLNLVTWSSLINVYANSGLVDRAIEILEEMIRDGCQPTAPCFNIILTACVKSCQYDRAFRLFYSWKESGIKISLSPEQKRGLDGGFTFCKEYPSSGSTILVVPFRPTVTTYNILMKACGTNAERAKSVMNEMRRNGLCPDLISWSILMDIYGTSQNRDGAVQALRRMQRVGMRLNVSAYTVAIKACVENKDLKLALHLFEEMKTHQLKPNLVTYKTLLAARSNYGSLLEVQQCLAIYQEMRKAGYQANDYYLKELIMEWCEGVLSSRGDNQDFYNLDLQPKRKESFNLFLEKVVTVLQKDTDQNQTVDVRGLSKVEARIVVLSVLRKIKEQYLLGRVVQDDVVIITGHEKTSRTEAETNAVDVVQAIVTVLTTDLGLEVLIGPGSCPPVSSKPKATTKSRSNLEQVSKEFTRRPQGMIKIPLNSLNHWLKKKAVRIAE, encoded by the exons ATGGCCTTGGCCATGACCTCCTCGTCCCCGCAGCCACCGTCCCCTTcccaccgccgccgtcgtcgctcGCAACCCGCCACCCCCACCCCCAATGCCAACCCCAAACCTAAACCCAAACCCAGGGCAAAGGCCCTCCCCCTCCTCTCCGACGTCGGCGTCGGCCGCGACCCCGCCGCCATCAAGTACTACGCCCGGGTCGCATCCAACCTCGCGGGCGCCGGCCGCCTCCGCGATTTCCTCCTCGCGGCCGAGGGCCTCCGCGCAGCCGCGGGCGACGACCCCAGCTTCGCGGCGCGCATCAGCGCCCGTCTCCTGTCGCGCGGCGTCGCCGCCGCTGTCCGAGAGCGCGGACTGCCCTTCGTGCTCGAGTTCTTCCGAGACGCCGAGCGTGTGCGCGTCCCCGCAGTCGAGATGCTCGACGCCGACGCGTCCGACACTGTCGCCGGCGCCTGCCGGATGTTGCTGGAGGAGCGACGAATGGTGGAGTTCGTGGAGGTCGTCGAGGCGCTAGCTC ggTATGGATTCTATGTTCAAGGCATTGTTAACCCCATGGATGTACTGAAAATATTTGTCAAGCAGCGTAACCCAGATATAGCTATAAG GTATGCACGCATATTTCCTAATTCCCAACTTTTACTCTGCAATACCATGGAAGCTTTTGGAAAAAGAAAGGAGTTGAAAAATGCTTTATTGGTCTTTGGAGCCCTTAAGGACCAGCTTGGAGGCATCAATATGTTTGCATGCCGAAGTATAATAGATATATGTGGCCATTGTGGCTCTTCTGTACAGGCTCGTATTATATTTGAG GGGCTGCTTGCTGATAAGATTACTCCAAATACCTACGTCTTCAACAGCCTAATGAATGTTAATGCCTATAGCTTGAGCTACAACTTTTCAGTCTACAAGCATATGCAA AATCTCAGTGTCCCTCCTGATTTGACTTCATATAATATTCTTCTGAAGACATGCTGCAATGCCAGAGAATTCAACTTGGCTCAAGAAATCTATGAAGAAATGAAGAAGAAGGAACGTAATGGCCTTTTAAAGCTAGATGTTTTCACATATAGTACAATGATCAAG GTGTTTGCAGATGCAAAAGTGTGGAAGATGGCTTCCAACATCAAAGAGGATATGCAAGTGAATGGGATTCGTCTTAACCTAGTAACATGGTCATCATTAATCAACGTTTATGCAAATTCTGGTCTGGTTGATCGTGCAATAGAGATCCTTGAAGAAATGATAAGGGATGGCTGCCAACCTACAGCCCCATGCTTCAATATTATCCTTACTGCTTGTGTCAAGTCATGCCAATACGATAGAGCTTTCCGCTTGTTCTACAGTTGGAAGGAGTCTGGTATCAAGATATCTCTATCCCCTGAACAGAAGAGAGGTCTTGATGGTGGCTTTACATTCTGTAAAGAGTATCCTAGTAGTGGCAGTACTATATTGGTGGTTCCATTCAGGCCAACAGTCACAACCTATAACATCTTGATGAAGGCTTGTGGTACTAATGCAGAACGTGCAAAGTCTGTAATGAACGAAATGAGGCGGAATGGCCTTTGTCCCGATCTTATTAGCTGGTCTATACTCATGGATATTTATGGAACTTCTCAAAATAGGGATGGAGCTGTTCAG GCACTAAGGAGAATGCAGCGAGTTGGGATGAGACTTAATGTCTCTGCATATACTGTTGCTATTAAG GCATGTGTTGAAAACAAAGATTTGAAGTTAGCACTGCACTTGTTTGAAGAAATGAAAACACACCAACTGAAGCCCAATTTG GTGACGTACAAAACTCTCCTGGCAGCACGCAGCAATTATGGATCACTACTGGAGGTCCAGCAGTGTTTAGCAATATATCAGGAAATGAGGAAAGCAGG GTACCAGGCAAATGACTATTATCTCAAGGAATTAATAATGGAATGGTGTGAAGGAGTTCTGTCTAGTCGCGGTGATAATCAAGATTTTTACAATTTGGACCTACAACCTAAGAGGAAAGAATCGTTCAACCTGTTTCTTGAGAAAGTCGTAACAGTCTTGCAAAAAGATACTGATCAGAACCAAACTGTCGATGTCCGTGGCCTTTCAAAG GTTGAAGCTCGAATTGTTGTTCTCTCTGTTCTTCGGAAGATCAAAGAGCAATACCTCCTGG GAAGAGTGGTCCAGGACGATGTGGTTATCATCACAGGTCATGAGAAGACATCAAGAACTGAAGCTGAAACTAATGCAGTTGACGTCGTGCAGGCAATAGTTACTGTTTTGACGACTGATCTGGGTCTTGAAGTTTTGATTGGACCTGGAAGCTGCCCTCCTGTTTCATCAAAACCCAAAGCAACGACTAAATCTAGAAGTAATTTAGAGCAAGTATCCAAAGAATTTACTAGGAGACCACAGGGAATGATAAAAATCCCTCTCAACTCACTGAACCATTGGTTGAAGAAGAAAGCTGTGAGGATTGCAGAGTGA
- the LOC8084884 gene encoding DNA topoisomerase 6 subunit A3, which yields MSEKKRRAGASAVGAASSSKKPRASAAASYAESLRSKLRPDASILATLRSLASASASKSKATSKSLADLDLSADPASSYIVVADQDSASVTSRINRLVLAAARSILSGRGFSFAVPSRAASNQVYLPDLDRIVLVRRESARPFANVATARKATITARVLSLVHAVLGRGIHVTKRDLFYTDVKLFGDQSQSDAVLDDVSCMLGCTRSSLHVVASEKGVVVGRLVFADDGDRIDCTRMGVGGKAIPPNVDRVSGIESDALFILLVEKDAAFMRLAEDRFYNRFPCIILTAKGQPDVATRLFLRRLKVELKLPVLALVDSDPYGLKILSVYMCGSKNMSYDSANLTTPDIKWLGVRPSDLDKYRVPEQCRLPMTDHDIKVGKELLEEDFVKQNEGWVKELEMMLRTKQKAEIQALSSFGFQYLTEVYLPLKLQEQDWI from the coding sequence ATGTCGGAGAAAAAGCGCCGCGCCGGGGCGAGCGCGGTCGGCGCCGCATCCAGCTCCAAGAAGCCGCGCGCTTCCGCGGCCGCGTCCTACGCCGAGTCCCTCCGCTCGAAGCTCCGCCCCGACGCCTCCATCCTCGCCACCCTCCGCTCCCTCGCCTCTGCCTCGGCTTCCAAATCCAAGGCCACCTCCAAGTCCCTCGCGGACCTCGACCTGTCCGCGGACCCCGCCTCCTCGTACATCGTGGTGGCCGACCAGGACTCCGCCTCCGTCACCTCCCGCATCAACCGCCTCGTCCTCGCAGCCGCGCGCAGCATCCTCTCCGGCCGGGGTTTCTCCTTCGCGGTGCCCTCGCGCGCCGCCTCCAACCAGGTCTACCTCCCGGACCTCGACCGCATCGTGCTCGTCCGCCGCGAGTCCGCGCGCCCCTTCGCCAACGTCGCCACCGCGCGCAAGGCCACCATCACGGCGCGCGTCCTCTCCCTCGTCCACGCCGTCCTCGGCAGGGGCATCCACGTCACCAAGCGTGACCTCTTCTACACCGACGTCAAGCTCTTCGGCGACCAGTCCCAGTCTGACGCCGTCCTCGACGACGTCTCCTGCATGCTCGGATGCACCCGGTCGTCGCTCCACGTCGTCGCCTCCGAGAAGGGCGTCGTCGTGGGCCGCCTCGTCTTCGCCGACGATGGGGACCGGATCGACTGCACGCGCATGGGCGTCGGCGGGAAGGCCATACCGCCCAACGTCGACAGGGTCTCGGGCATCGAGAGCGACGCGCTCTTCATCCTCCTGGTGGAGAAGGACGCTGCATTCATGCGACTTGCCGAGGACAGGTTCTACAACCGCTTCCCCTGCATCATTCTGACGGCCAAGGGGCAGCCAGATGTCGCCACCCGGCTGTTCCTGCGGCGGCTCAAGGTGGAGCTGAAGCTGCCAGTGCTCGCGCTGGTGGACTCCGATCCATACGGGCTCAAGATCTTGTCAGTGTACATGTGTGGTTCGAAGAACATGTCGTATGACAGCGCCAATCTCACGACGCCGGACATCAAGTGGCTCGGTGTCCGGCCGAGCGACCTGGACAAGTACAGGGTGCCGGAGCAGTGCCGTCTCCCCATGACCGATCACGATATCAAGGTGGGGAAAGAGCTGCTCGAGGAAGACTTTGTGAAGCAGAATGAGGGCTGGGTGAAGGAGTTGGAGATGATGCTGCGCACCAAGCAAAAGGCTGAGATACAGGCCCTCAGTTCCTTCGGGTTCCAGTACCTCACCGAGGTCTACCTGCCTCTCAAGTTGCAGGAGCAGGATTGGATTTGA